DNA sequence from the Parcubacteria group bacterium genome:
ATTTCTTCCCGCTCTTTTTTGGAATACCGCTCCAAAACTTTCTCGCGCAGGACCAGTTCGCCGCGCTCTATTGCTTTTTTTACTTTGTAGCTATTCATAATCCTGCAATCTCCTTTCTGCAAGTTTAATATGTTTAACAGGTGTTCGTTGTGTCTTTTTTTGGAAAAAATGCAGTATCACAATGTTCGGATGTCCGAGGTACGCATAGAATCCCCGGTACGTTCCCTCGTGCATCACGCGAATCTC
Encoded proteins:
- a CDS encoding type II toxin-antitoxin system RelE/ParE family toxin, with the translated sequence MFIITQPYSRKRRRAVIPSAYHPCRDAFPDARKITRDIFEIRVMHEGTYRGFYAYLGHPNIVILHFFQKKTQRTPVKHIKLAERRLQDYE